Genomic DNA from Parasteatoda tepidariorum isolate YZ-2023 chromosome 3, CAS_Ptep_4.0, whole genome shotgun sequence:
acatttagctacaacaaatataaaatttcttttttaatggagaattttagattattaaacCTACATCCCAATTACCTTAATTTCTTAACTGTACACTTGGTGAGCCTTGTGGGCACACTTGAAATTTGCAAAACCTTGTATACTTTATCTGGCTTCTCTTTACACAACCTTTATAACAGGGAAAATATAGCATTGAACTTGAAACCTTGGAATTACATTTTGAGCTTGACTCTTTACTCTACCCTGACTTGCTTGATTTGTTTCTGGATATCCAGTAAACTGCaattagtaaatgaaaataaacattcctgattgatcaattttttacatacatttatagTTACGCAAAGAAAGATTTATTCATGGTACATAGATAATACAGAGAATGATTAAGAGATAATAAATGGCATTTATACAATCAAATGATAACTATGAAAACAAAGAAgcctagcttttaaaaatgtccaaCTTAACGCAGGAAGGAGGAGGACCTATGCATCACTATGCGGTGAAACACTTCTGTGGTACCTTTCCTTGGAGCGAGATCGTGAGCGGGAACGAGATCGGCTTCCAGAAAATCGTCTCTTCCGGTATCCAGGGCTGCGGTCTCTGTAATATGGTGAACGACTTCTTGAGCGGCCTCGACGACGATGATCATCATAACGACTGGATCCTCCACGATGGGGTGAACGACGAGAACCTCGCCTTTCTTTACCTCTCATTTCTTGAGGTGTCTTACGATCTCCTTGAGCAAATTCGATTTCCAATTCACGACCATAAAAGCGCATTCGGTCCAGTTCATTGAGAGCTTCTTCGGCGTCCCGAATATCTTCAAATTGTACATAGGCGAAACCACGAGGTCTTCGATTGTAATAATCTAAAGGAATATAAACATCTGTTATGGGTCCATATTTTCCAAACAATCGGCGCAATTCCTCAGGCCTCGCGCTGTCCGGTACATTCCGAACAAATAACGATGAATTAGGTGGCCGTGAATAACGGGACATACTTTTAGGAGCCAGTTGGTAGGCTTAACGTAATTAAcacaataaaaaggaaaatggaATCAACTCacaaataagtaattttgatGAGATATTACTTTAGCAAACAGCTATCGTTTAGAACTATCACATTAGtaatataaacttaataaatgaagagtttttttgttacaatattcCAATTATATCATCACACAATAATAGGGTCACAAAATAACGCGCAACAGCAATAAACG
This window encodes:
- the LOC107446033 gene encoding serine/arginine-rich splicing factor 10; amino-acid sequence: MSRYSRPPNSSLFVRNVPDSARPEELRRLFGKYGPITDVYIPLDYYNRRPRGFAYVQFEDIRDAEEALNELDRMRFYGRELEIEFAQGDRKTPQEMRGKERRGSRRSPHRGGSSRYDDHRRRGRSRSRSPYYRDRSPGYRKRRFSGSRSRSRSRSRSKERYHRSVSPHSDA